One segment of Pseudodesulfovibrio sp. 5S69 DNA contains the following:
- the miaA gene encoding tRNA (adenosine(37)-N6)-dimethylallyltransferase MiaA, whose amino-acid sequence MSARPPIVCLLGPTGTGKTAAAIAIAGRLPASVINFDSRQVYRDFPIITAQPDAEERAACPHHLYGFLSTEEKMTAARFVEMAVDKIEEVRGEGRLPILVGGTGLYLRSLLSGIAPIPEIPEDVRRKVLDRVAEEGPQALHAELSHTDPDYAAKIHPNDTQRNARAAEVYLATGRTMTWWHTESEHAPAPYASLKVGMRIALNDLEPHLAARIDAMLELGALDEAQAAFARCPDPDAPGWTGIGCAELLGFLRGELTMAEARVKWVKNTRAYAKRQITWFNKETDIHWFAPGENGPIADLARRWLSERG is encoded by the coding sequence ATGAGTGCCCGGCCTCCCATAGTCTGCCTGCTCGGCCCGACCGGCACGGGCAAGACCGCGGCGGCCATCGCCATCGCGGGCCGCCTGCCCGCCAGTGTGATCAATTTCGACTCCCGCCAGGTCTACCGCGACTTCCCGATCATCACGGCTCAGCCCGACGCGGAGGAGCGCGCCGCCTGCCCACACCATCTCTATGGGTTTCTGTCCACGGAGGAGAAGATGACCGCGGCCCGGTTCGTGGAGATGGCCGTGGACAAGATCGAGGAAGTGCGCGGGGAAGGGCGGCTGCCCATCCTGGTGGGCGGCACCGGGCTCTATCTCCGTTCGCTCCTGTCCGGCATCGCGCCCATCCCCGAAATCCCCGAGGATGTCCGCCGCAAGGTTCTGGACCGCGTGGCCGAGGAAGGCCCCCAGGCCCTGCACGCCGAGCTTTCGCACACCGACCCGGACTACGCGGCCAAGATCCACCCGAACGACACCCAGCGCAACGCCCGTGCCGCCGAGGTCTATCTGGCCACGGGCAGGACCATGACCTGGTGGCACACCGAGAGCGAGCACGCCCCGGCGCCGTACGCCTCCCTCAAGGTGGGCATGCGCATCGCCCTGAACGACCTCGAACCGCATCTCGCCGCGCGCATCGACGCCATGCTCGAACTCGGGGCCCTGGACGAGGCCCAGGCCGCCTTTGCGCGCTGCCCGGACCCGGACGCGCCGGGCTGGACCGGTATCGGCTGCGCCGAGTTGCTCGGGTTCCTGCGCGGCGAACTGACCATGGCCGAGGCCCGCGTGAAGTGGGTGAAGAACACCAGGGCGTACGCCAAGCGGCAGATCACCTGGTTCAACAAGGAAACGGACATCCACTGGTTCGCGCCCGGCGAAAACGGCCCCATCGCGGACCTGGCCCGGCGGTGGCTTTCGGAGCGGGGCTGA
- a CDS encoding SixA phosphatase family protein — MLIHLMQHGACLPKEVNSNQPLSPVGREQVEKTARAAAILGLRFELVAASSKVRSVQTAEIMAESTGYPVDRIVVTDAVKAMAPTAETLRFINDYVGLDSILIAGHLPSLALLASAILSPGRKVDVRVENGGLMQFSLEPGNPAGTLNWAMTPAQLAVLAGS; from the coding sequence ATGCTTATCCATCTGATGCAGCACGGCGCGTGCCTGCCCAAGGAAGTCAATTCGAACCAGCCCCTGAGCCCCGTGGGCCGGGAGCAGGTGGAGAAAACCGCCCGGGCCGCCGCCATCCTCGGCCTGCGGTTCGAACTGGTGGCGGCCAGCTCCAAGGTCCGCTCCGTCCAGACCGCTGAAATCATGGCCGAGTCCACCGGCTACCCCGTGGACCGCATCGTGGTCACGGACGCGGTCAAGGCCATGGCCCCGACCGCGGAAACACTGAGATTCATCAACGACTACGTGGGGCTGGACTCCATCCTCATCGCCGGCCACCTGCCCTCCCTGGCGCTGCTGGCCTCGGCCATCCTGTCGCCGGGAAGAAAGGTGGACGTCCGCGTGGAAAACGGCGGGCTCATGCAGTTCAGCCTGGAACCGGGCAACCCCGCCGGGACCCTGAACTGGGCCATGACCCCCGCGCAACTGGCCGTCCTGGCCGGGAGTTGA
- the pgsA gene encoding CDP-diacylglycerol--glycerol-3-phosphate 3-phosphatidyltransferase, whose protein sequence is MPRDAIWTVPNILTIVRILLTPLFVVAYVGENFNLAWVLFLVAGLTDAFDGFLARVWDQRTQLGAVLDPLADKALLVTSFICLAAKGWIPFWFAVLVVSRDVIIVGGLAVLSFLGVDVKNRIRPIWISKFNTAAQIVLVVSVMIHRTFGISYGYLLGTLVAVTALSTILSGIAYVRRGFELFSEQAEG, encoded by the coding sequence GTGCCGCGCGATGCCATCTGGACTGTTCCCAACATCCTGACCATCGTCCGCATCCTGCTGACGCCGCTCTTTGTCGTGGCCTACGTGGGCGAGAACTTCAATCTGGCCTGGGTACTTTTCCTCGTGGCCGGGCTGACCGACGCCTTCGACGGTTTTTTGGCCCGCGTCTGGGACCAGCGCACCCAGCTCGGGGCCGTGCTCGACCCCTTGGCCGACAAGGCCCTGCTGGTCACTTCCTTCATCTGCCTGGCCGCCAAGGGCTGGATCCCCTTCTGGTTCGCCGTGCTCGTGGTCAGCCGCGACGTGATCATTGTCGGCGGCCTGGCCGTGCTCAGCTTCCTCGGCGTGGACGTCAAGAACCGCATCCGGCCTATCTGGATCAGCAAGTTCAATACCGCCGCCCAGATCGTCCTCGTGGTCTCGGTCATGATCCACCGCACCTTCGGGATCAGCTACGGCTACCTGCTCGGCACCCTCGTGGCCGTCACCGCCCTGTCCACCATCCTGTCCGGCATCGCCTACGTCCGTCGGGGCTTCGAACTCTTCTCCGAACAGGCCGAAGGGTAG
- a CDS encoding twin-arginine translocase TatA/TatE family subunit: MIGGFGVWELLIILLIVLVIFGAKKLPEIGGGIGKAISNFKKATSEPDEIDVTPKSSPSDDEKKDS, from the coding sequence ATGATTGGCGGATTCGGTGTTTGGGAACTCTTGATCATTCTTTTGATTGTATTAGTCATTTTCGGCGCTAAAAAGCTGCCGGAAATCGGCGGCGGCATCGGCAAGGCCATCAGCAATTTCAAAAAGGCCACCAGTGAGCCTGACGAAATCGACGTGACCCCCAAATCCTCCCCCTCCGACGACGAAAAAAAAGACAGCTAA
- a CDS encoding HAD family hydrolase, whose translation MAIANPLMNLRLVEGLKTIVFDNDGVLIDSYEANMVYYGTIRERLGLPPMNDAERYFVHSRTHDEAVRHIVPADKLKEAFEIGATMNQADLAPYFKRSDGIREFLWWLRAAGFNLAVNTSRGESMSLVLKLTDLEGFFHPIITSCVVSKPKPHPEGVFRIMRAHGVRPDEVAYIGDSIVDQRAARAAGVRFWAYGDQNLEADVFIENFWAIRAAMQRCYKGCAPAF comes from the coding sequence ATGGCGATCGCCAATCCGTTGATGAACCTCCGTCTTGTCGAGGGCCTCAAGACCATTGTTTTCGACAACGACGGGGTGCTGATCGATTCCTACGAGGCCAACATGGTCTATTACGGCACCATCCGCGAGCGGCTGGGCCTGCCGCCCATGAACGACGCGGAGCGGTATTTCGTGCATTCGCGCACCCACGATGAGGCCGTGCGGCACATCGTGCCCGCGGACAAGCTCAAGGAGGCCTTCGAAATCGGCGCGACCATGAACCAGGCGGACCTGGCCCCGTACTTCAAGCGCTCGGACGGCATCCGCGAGTTTTTGTGGTGGCTGCGAGCGGCCGGGTTCAACCTGGCCGTGAACACCAGCCGGGGCGAGTCCATGAGTTTGGTCCTCAAGCTCACGGACCTGGAGGGCTTCTTCCACCCGATCATCACATCCTGCGTGGTCAGCAAGCCCAAGCCTCACCCCGAGGGGGTGTTCCGGATCATGCGCGCCCACGGCGTGCGCCCGGACGAGGTGGCCTACATCGGGGATTCCATCGTGGACCAGCGAGCGGCACGGGCGGCCGGGGTGCGATTCTGGGCCTATGGGGATCAGAACCTTGAGGCCGATGTGTTCATCGAAAATTTCTGGGCCATCCGGGCGGCCATGCAGCGCTGCTACAAAGGGTGTGCCCCTGCGTTTTAG
- a CDS encoding YggT family protein: MDLIVQAIATVLDIVLSAYFWVVIISALLSWVNPDPYNPIVRFLRGVTEPVFYKIRSWIPFAVVGGFDLSPIVVLLAIKVCQIVVVGNLIRLSYSLGSGVSM, encoded by the coding sequence ATGGACTTGATTGTCCAAGCAATTGCTACCGTTCTCGATATCGTTCTCTCCGCCTATTTTTGGGTCGTCATCATATCCGCTCTTCTCTCTTGGGTGAATCCGGACCCATACAACCCTATCGTGCGCTTCCTGCGCGGCGTCACGGAGCCTGTTTTCTACAAAATCCGTAGCTGGATTCCCTTCGCCGTGGTCGGCGGTTTCGACCTTTCGCCCATCGTGGTCCTGCTGGCCATCAAGGTCTGCCAGATCGTGGTGGTGGGGAACCTCATACGGCTGTCCTATTCTCTGGGTTCCGGCGTGTCCATGTAG
- a CDS encoding DivIVA domain-containing protein: MTVSKIDLLNKQFSRGLFGYSRLEVDQFMLELAEVLGDAADLQKGMRKKIKRLESALKEYRRRDETLRDTLMSTQKMVDDLKVAAGREAQLILDEARAKADDTVRKGHNRLAQIHEEIESLKRTRTQFEVQLKGMLNAHLEMLERSDPEREKVEEIESKLKYLKKVE, translated from the coding sequence GTGACCGTTTCCAAGATCGATTTGCTCAACAAGCAGTTTTCGCGCGGCCTGTTCGGTTATTCGCGCCTGGAGGTCGACCAGTTCATGCTCGAACTGGCCGAAGTCCTGGGCGACGCGGCCGATCTGCAGAAGGGTATGCGCAAGAAGATCAAACGGTTGGAGAGCGCCCTCAAGGAGTACCGTCGGCGCGACGAGACCCTGCGGGACACCCTCATGTCCACCCAGAAGATGGTCGACGACCTGAAGGTCGCGGCCGGACGCGAAGCCCAGCTTATCCTGGACGAGGCGCGGGCCAAGGCGGACGACACCGTGCGCAAGGGCCACAACCGGCTCGCCCAGATTCACGAGGAAATTGAATCCCTGAAGCGGACCCGCACCCAGTTCGAGGTCCAGCTCAAGGGCATGCTCAACGCGCATCTGGAGATGCTCGAGCGCAGCGACCCCGAGCGGGAGAAGGTCGAGGAGATCGAATCCAAGCTCAAGTACCTGAAGAAGGTCGAGTAG
- a CDS encoding DUF167 domain-containing protein: MFVSKRESGWALDVWAQPGARKDEVAGEYQGCLKVRLRAPAVDNKANKGLVAYIARLLRLKKSQVEILSGHSSRKKLLALNTAGEPDWGSLLSGMSPR, from the coding sequence GTGTTCGTCTCAAAGCGGGAGTCGGGGTGGGCCCTCGACGTCTGGGCCCAGCCGGGCGCCAGGAAGGACGAAGTCGCCGGCGAGTACCAGGGGTGCCTGAAGGTTCGCCTCAGGGCCCCGGCGGTGGACAACAAGGCCAACAAGGGATTGGTCGCGTACATCGCCCGGTTGTTGCGGTTGAAAAAAAGCCAGGTGGAAATCCTCTCCGGCCATTCCAGCCGGAAGAAACTCCTGGCACTTAATACAGCGGGAGAGCCGGACTGGGGAAGTCTTCTTTCAGGCATGTCACCGCGTTAA